GCCGACGCCGACGAGCCGGGCGCCGAGGTGGGCCTGGCGCCGGTGAGCCCGTCGCCGGCCGCTCCAACTCCGGCGGGTGTGGCCGAGCCCGCCCCGGTGAGCCGAGGCCGCTGGCCGAGCCCGCTCCGCTCGCTGGCGGTCCGCAACTACCGGCTGTACTTCTCCGGCCAGCTGATCTCGCTCACCGGCACCTGGGCGCAGCGGGTGGCGCAGGACTGGCTGGTGCTGGAATTGACCGATTCGGGCGCCGCGTTGGGGATCGTCACCGCCCTGCAGTTCGCCCCCGCCCTGTTGCTCTCGCTCTACGGGGGAGCGCTGGCAGATCGGGGCGACAAGCGCAAGCTGATGCTGGCGACCCAAACCGGCATGGGGCTCACCGCGCTGGCGCTGGGGCTGCTCGATGTCAGCGGCGTGGTCACACTCTGGCAGGTCTTCGCGCTGGCCGCGTTGCTCGGGGTGTTCTCAGCGCTCGACACCCCGATCCGGCAGTCTTTCGTGGTGGAGATGGTCGGCCCTGCCGACCTGCCGAACGCGGTGGCGCTGAACTCCATGAACTTCAATCTGGCCAGGATCATCGGCCCGGCGGTCGCCGGGCTGGTGATCACCGCCTTCGGCACCGGCTGGGCGTTTTTGGGCAACGCGGTGTCCAGCGTCGCGGTGCTGGGCGGGTTGGTGTTGATGCGCGCGGCGGAGTTGATCCCCAGCGACCCGGTGCGGCGACAGCCTGGGCAGTACCGAGCGGCGATCCGCTACGTGCGCACCCGATCAGACCTGGTCCTGCCGATGCTGCTGATGTTCATAGTCGGCACCTTCGGCATGAACTTCCAGATCAGCATCGCCCTGTTCGCCAAGCAGGTCTTTCATCGCGGCGCCGACTCATTCGGGCTGCTGTCGACGATGCTGGCAGTCGGGGCCACGCTCGGGGCGCTGGCCTCGACCACCCGCCGACACCGGCCGACCCGGCTGTTCCTGGTCGGCGCCGCGCTGGCCTTCAGCCTGACCGAGGTGCTGGCGGCGGTGATGCCGAGCTTCGAGCTGTTGGCCCTCGCGCTGGTCCCGGCCGGTTTTGCCATGATCACCCTTGCCCAATCGGCCAACGCCACGGTGCAGCTGGGGGTGGAGCCGACCATGCGCGGCCGGGT
This genomic interval from Jatrophihabitans sp. contains the following:
- a CDS encoding MFS transporter, producing MSAARIPGADADEPGAEVGLAPVSPSPAAPTPAGVAEPAPVSRGRWPSPLRSLAVRNYRLYFSGQLISLTGTWAQRVAQDWLVLELTDSGAALGIVTALQFAPALLLSLYGGALADRGDKRKLMLATQTGMGLTALALGLLDVSGVVTLWQVFALAALLGVFSALDTPIRQSFVVEMVGPADLPNAVALNSMNFNLARIIGPAVAGLVITAFGTGWAFLGNAVSSVAVLGGLVLMRAAELIPSDPVRRQPGQYRAAIRYVRTRSDLVLPMLLMFIVGTFGMNFQISIALFAKQVFHRGADSFGLLSTMLAVGATLGALASTTRRHRPTRLFLVGAALAFSLTEVLAAVMPSFELLALALVPAGFAMITLAQSANATVQLGVEPTMRGRVMGLYILCFMGGTPIGAPIVGWVAELFGPRWGMLGGGLICLVATLVVAGYLSRHRHVGSSQVMDRLLAPHPFLG